A portion of the Chelonia mydas isolate rCheMyd1 chromosome 23, rCheMyd1.pri.v2, whole genome shotgun sequence genome contains these proteins:
- the LOC119564948 gene encoding uncharacterized protein LOC119564948, translated as METMVSGRMPRAGLLLLPLLLCFGPETTGSINSAALKAIVDHVHQYRPLPSIIQYAVAISLPQSMCNGIIPSDLQNHLPVAELQAMKSKLETDILYEGDHIVAAKPDKSGQRSLHSEWLMLSLDQNGVSPVSRLLDKSRDQTKCQETRALDEMHGNNRYPRSYPNNQCGWNRCFVFFTYYAPCLRTCLSLKDDHRIQELMDGIFGAIDEDHRALAFKEVFDQDINRGKQFVWNSWQTLCNVPMYQCNDQGCQSCEEKDVNKNSCLTAVKNPATPAPKTAHG; from the exons atggaAACCATG GTGTCAGGACGGATGCCCAGGGCTggactcctgctgctgccccttctcctctgcttcGGACCAGAGACCACTGGGAGCATCAACTCGGCAGCGCTCAAAGCCATCGTGGATCATGTCCACCA GTATCGCCCTCTCCCCTCCATCATTCAGTATGCAGTGGCCATCTCCTTGCCGCAGTCCATGTGCAATGGCATCATTCCGAGTGATCTGCAGAATCACCTGCCTGTGGCCGAGCTCCAGGCGATGAAATCCAAGCTGGAGACGGACATTCTGTACGAGGGGGATCACATTGTCGCCGCCAAACCTGACAAAAGTGGCCAACGTTCCCTGCACTCGGAGTGGCTGATGCTCAGCCTGGACCAGAATGGGGTGAGCCCCGTCTCCCGCCTCCTGGACAAGTCCCGGGACCAGACCAAGTGCCAGGAGACCCGTGCCTTGGATGAAATGCATGGCAACAACCGCTACCCCAGGTCATATCCGAACAACCAATGTGGCTGGAACCGCTGCTTCGTCTTTTTCACCTATTACGCCCCCTGCCTGAGAACCTGCCTCAGCCTGAAGGATGACCATCGCATCCAGGAACTCATGGACGGGATCTTCGGCGCCATAGATGAAGACCATCGCGCCTTGGCCTTCAAGGAGGTTTTCGATCAGGACATAAATCGGGGGAAGCAGTTTGTATGGAACTCGTGGCAAACACTCTGTAATGTTCCCATGTACCAGTGCAATGACCAGGGCTGCCAGAGCTGTGAGGAGAAGGACGTCAACAAGAACTCCTGCCTAACAGCAGTGAAAAACCCAGCCACGCCAGCCCCGAAGACAGCCCATGGGTGA